One genomic window of Channa argus isolate prfri chromosome 5, Channa argus male v1.0, whole genome shotgun sequence includes the following:
- the pcif1 gene encoding mRNA (2'-O-methyladenosine-N(6)-)-methyltransferase has protein sequence MSNDSQGSAKGEVARVMSPAAPASSQGPPPSPPTKPPELPDELVQAGWSKCWSRRENRPYYFNRFTNQSLWEVPVLGQHDVISDPLGLNAAPAEGVDSNLGNGQRKRRSSEEQGAGPNSFKRAKVEPTTPISPSTPGVKPWSSAPEEKQAQSTTPITPSPTPTPYRPAVIYWDLDIQTNAVIREHAPANHLPPHPEIELQRAQLVTKLRQHYHELCHQREGIDPPRESFNRWLLERKVIDKGHDPLLPSDCDPVISPSMFREVMNDIPIRLSRIKYKEEARKLLFKYAEAAKKMIDSRNASPESRKVVKWNAEDTMSWLRRDHSATKEDYMDRLEHLRKQCGPHVTAVAKDSVEGICSKIYQLSAEYSRRLRQIHLSLLQDPPTEACASPQQSRLVYCYPVRLAAPSPPLPRVELHFENDVACLRFRGEVVKVNRGHFSKLELLYRYSCIDDPRFEKFLSRVWCLLKRYQVMFGSGANEGTGLQGALPVSVFEALNRQFGVSFECFASPLNCYFKQFCSAFPDTDGFFGSRGPFLSFCPVSGSFEANPPFCEELMEVMVTHFEELLDQSSEPLSFIVFVPEWRDPVTPALTRMEGSRFLRHQLTIPPYEHEYRSGSQHICKRDEMYYRAVHGTAVIFLQNNAGFAKWAPTPERLAELMAAYRPSSSRTTSLPTSGPAQIAPGEKDSAPKASDRPPSAVMSPGGHDNNNTCSSSSSSSSSSPRDKTTTV, from the exons ATGTCCAATGACAGTCAGGGTTCGGCGAAGGGGGAGGTGGCCAGGGTAATGTCTCCCGCTGCCCCTGCCTCCTCACAGGGACCGCCCCCCTCTCCACCCACAAAACCACCTGAGCTGCCAG ATGAACTAGTCCAGGCGGGCTGGTCTAAGTGCTGGTCACGGAGAGAGAACCGACCATATTACTTTAACAGATTCACCAATCAGAGTCTGTGGGAAGTTCCAGTTCTTGGTCAGCACGACGTTATC TCTGACCCGTTGGGTCTGAATGCAGCCCCAGCAGAAGGAGTTGACAGTAACCTTGGTAATGGtcagaggaaaaggagaagcTCTGAAGAGCAAGGGGCGGGACCTAACAGCTTCAAACGAGCTAAG GTCGAGCCCACCACACCAATCTCTCCCAGCACCCCTGGTGTCAAACCCTGGAGCTCTGCTCCCGAGGAAAAACAGGCTCAATCAACCACCCCCATTACACCAAGTCCCACCCCCACGCCGTACAGACCAGCAGT GATATATTGGGACCTGGACATTCAAACCAACGCTGTGATCAGAGAGCACGCCCCAGCCAACCACCTGCCCCCCCACCCTGAGATTGAGCTGCAGAGAGCTCAGCTGGTCACCAAACTGAGGCAACACTACCACGAGCTGTGCCACCAGAGAGAAG GGATCGATCCGCCCCGGGAATCATTCAATCGTTGGCTGCTGGAGAGGAAAGTGATTGACAAAGGTCATGACCCATTACTGCCCAGTGACTGTGACCCGGTCATCTCCCCGTCCATGTTCAGAGAGGTGATGAACGACATCCCCATCAG aTTGTCTCGTATCAAGTACAAAGAGGAGGCGAGGAAGCTGCTGTTTAAATATGCTGAAGCCGCCAAGAAGATGATCGACTCCAG AAACGCCAGTccagagagcagaaaggtgGTGAAATGGAACGCTGAAGATACAATGAGCTGGCTCCGCCGGGACCACTCCGCCACCAAAGAGGACTACATG GACCGTCTGGAGCACCTGAGGAAGCAGTGTGGTCCTCATGTCACTGCCGTCGCAAAAGACTCTGTGGAAGGAATCTGCTCCAAGATCTACCAGCTGTCTGCAGAGTACAGCCGCCGCCTGAGACAGATACACCTGAGCCTGCTGCAAGACCCGcccacag AGGCATGTGCATCCCCGCAGCAGTCCCGCCTGGTCTACTGTTACCCGGTGCGTTTAGCCGCCCCCTCGCCCCCCCTCCCTCGGGTAGAGCTCCACTTTGAGAATGACGTGGCCTGTCTGCGCTTCAGGGGGGAGGTGGTCAAAGTAAACAGGGGTCACTTCAGCAAACTG GAGCTTTTGTACAGGTACAGCTGCATTGACGATCCTCGCTTTGAGAAGTTCCTGTCCAGAGTGTGGTGTCTCCTAAAGAGATATCAG GTGATGTTTGGCAGCGGTGCTAACGAGGGGACTGGCCTGCAGGGCGCGCTGCCGGTGTCTGTGTTTGAAGCACTAAACCGACAGTTTGGAGTTTCCTTCGAGTGTTTTGCCTCGCCGTTAAACTGCTACTTCAAACAGTTCTGCTCGGCGTTCCCTGACACTGACGGCTTCTTCGGATCCAGAGG gcccttcctgtctttctgtccagTCAGTGGCTCGTTTGAAGCCAACCCTCCCTTCTGTGAAGAGCTAATGGAAGTTATGGTCACGCACTTTGAG gaGCTCCTGGATCAGTCCTCGGAGCCTCTGTCCTTCATCGTCTTCGTCCCTGAGTGGAGAGACCCTGTGACCCCAGCGCTGACTCGCATGGAGGGAAGTCGGTTCCTCCGTCACCAGCTGACCATACCACCTTACGAGCACGAGTATCGCTCTGGAAGCCAGCACATCTGCAAAAG GGATGAGATGTACTATCGGGCAGTACATGGTACGGCAGTAATCTTCCTTCAAAACAACGCAGGTTTTGCCAAGTGGGCTCCAACCCCAGAGCGTTTGGCTGAGCTGATGGCGGCTTACCGCCCCTCTTCTTCTCGCACCACCTCCCTGCCAACTTCTGGCCCTGCCCAGATTGCACCTGGAGAAAAAGACTCCGCCCCCAAGGCCTCTGACAGGCCGCCGAGCGCTGTGATGTCACCGGGTGgccatgacaacaacaacacctgtagcagcagtagtagcagtagcagcagcagtccACGAGACAAGACGACCACCGTGTAG